The Paramixta manurensis region TGGCATGAACAAAGTGCGCTTCGAGTGGAAAAGTCTGCCCCTCAATACGGTTTTCGCTTGGCGTATGAAAATGAAACTGTTTGAGATGATACGCTTGGTTATCAAGCATAAAATCATCGTCATCATCGACGACGATTTGAACAGTATGACCATTATTGACGATAGACTGGCTTTTGGTGTGCAGATTAATTTCCAGCGCGGGAAGGTTGCCATTCACCGGCTGGCGAATATCAATGGGTGATTGGAATTGGCCGTTTTTACACATTTCCCAACTGGCGTTGAGATCGCCCCAGTGTTCGGGTGAGCCTTGACCTTCATATGACCAGTGGGTTGACGGCTTAGCGAGCGTGAACGGGGCAAAAAGAGAGAGTACCACGGCGACCAGATTTTTTGCTTTCATAATCCATTACATAATGAGTTAGTGATGACTCTACACGTACTGTATAGGCCCTGAAATAACCTTATTTCAGGGCTTGATTATAACGACAGTTACTAATACGCGTAAATATTACTACTATTAATAGTAAGGATAATTGATAAACAGTAAGGGTAACTAAGCGCCGCGAAGACCAGTAATGCGGCACCACTCTTCTTTCTCTTCCACCGGGTCGAGAATAAAAGCCTCGGCGTATGCTTCGCAGACGCTTTCTGCCTGGCTGGCTAAAATGCCGGAAAGCCCGAGATGACCGCCATTTTTCGGCAGCACGCGAATCAACGGCGCTAATTCACGCAGAGGGCCGGCAAGAATATTGGCGACCACGACATCAGCGCTAAGGTTGGCAGGCTGTTGATGTGGCAGATAGAGCGACAGGCGATCGTCAACGCCGTTACGCTGAGCATTATCACGGCTAGCCTGGATCGCTTGCGGATCGATATCAATCCCAATGGCCTGCGCCGCGCCAAGTTTCAGGGCCGCAATCGCCAAGATCCCAGAACCGCAGCCGAAATCGATCACCGTTTTACCTTCGAGATCGAGGCCGTCCAGCCAGGCCAGGCAAAGTGCGGTAGTCGGATGAGTACCGGTACCGAACGCCAGGCCGGGGTCGAGCATCACATTTACCGCGTTGGGATCCGGGACATCGCGCCAGCTTGGGCAGATCCAGAGACGCTTGCCAAAACGCATCGGATGAAAATTCTCCATCCATTCGCGTTCCCAATCTTTATCTTCGATCTGCTCAATCTTGTGACGAAACCCCTCGCCCAATAGCGGATGGTATTGCAAGCCGGCGACAACTTCACGCATCTCGGTTTCCGCATCAAACAAGCCAATGACATCGGTATCGCCCCATAAACGTGTTTCGCCGGGCAGCGGCTCAAATACCGGTGTGTCATGCGTATCCTGGAAGGTGACCGACACCGCCCCCTGTTCGATTAACGCATCGCCCAGCTCTTCAGCATGAGCGCCAGTGGTATTGATCTTGATTTGTATCCAAGGCATAGCAATTCTCTTTGTTTCTACAGGGTTGACGCGTCGTGTGGTGAAGCCGGCGAGCGCTCAAACTGGTTACCAATAATAAAGGCGATCAGACTGATGAGCAGAGCCGGGACAATCGGATGGAAGCCCGCGACCTGCACATTTAAACTGGCCAATAAAGTATATACCGCCGCGCCAACGATCATTCCGCTTAAGGCGCCGGCCGCATTGGCACGTTCCCAATACAACCCTAACACCAGCGGCCAGAGGAACACCGCCTCTAAGCCACCGAATGCCAGCAGGTTGAGCCAAATAATCATATCCGGTGGATTCCACGCGGCGAGCAATAGTAACAATCCAAGGATCAAGGTGACCAGACCGGAAAAATGACGTAACCGCGCCTCATTATCGATCTGTTGCGGCTGTAAGCGCAGATAGAGATCTTTGACGATGGTAGCGGAAGATTGCAAAAGTTGAGCGTTGATGGTCGACATGATCGCCGCCATTGGCGCGGCGAGAAAGATCCCGGCGGCGAACGGTGGCAGCACGGTGATCATCAGTGTTGGGATCACCAGGTCCGGTACGGTAAGGTTAGGCAGAATGGCCCGCCCTAATGCGCCCGCTAAATGCATTCCCAGCATCAGTACCGCTAACACAATGGTGCCGATAATCATGCCGCGATGCACGGCTTTGCTGTCTTTATAAGAGATGCAACGTACCGCGGTATGCGGCAGGCCGATGACGCCGAAGCAGACCAGTACTGAAAATGAAGCGAGAAAGGTGGGGTTAATAATATTATCGACGCCCTGTGGCGAAATCAGCCGTGGATCGATTTGCTGTAGTTTTGTTACGGCGGCATGCATACCGCCTGCGGCATGGATCACCGCAAATAGCAGTAAGAAGGTGCCGATCAACATCACCAGACCTTGCATCGCGTCATTCAATACGCTGGCGCGGAAGCCGCCAAAGGCGGTATAGAGCGCGATGGTGCCGCCAAAAATTAATAGCCCGGTGCTATACGGGATCCCGGCGGCTGTTTCCAGCAGGCGCGCGCCGCCAACAAATTGTACTGTCATGGCGCCGATAAAGGCGACCAGCAAGGCCAGGCTGGCCAGCCAAACCAGCAGCGGGCTGCGATAACGCGCGTAGAGCATGTCGTTGAGTGTAACCGCGTTATAGCGCCGGGCCAGAATAGCGAACTTCTTGCCTAACACACCTAACGAGAGCCACACGGTTGGCACTTGGACCATCGCCAGCAAGACCCAACCTAAACCATATTTGTAGGCGGCGCCGGGGCCGCCAATAAATGAACTGGCGCTAATATAGGTGGTGGTCAGCGTCATCGCCAGTACGAAGCCGCCCATAGAGCGGCTGCCGAGAAAATATTCTTGCAGGAAGCTGCCGCTACGGCGTTTGCGCATTGCATACACAGAGAGAAAGGCAACCAACACCAGATAGCCTAACAACGGCAGAATAACGTCGGTTTCCATGTTAATCCTCCAGTGAGATGTCGCGGAATAAGAGGCGAATCATAAGCCAGCAGAGAACAATAAACAGCAGTGGCGCAAACAGGCAGGAAAGTTCAAACCAGCGTGGTAAACCTGTTACGCCCGGAGTGTTCCCACCCAGCCAGGCGCTACCTGCCCACACGACCAGCCAGGCGATGGCGAGAAAGAGCGACCAACGCGCCTCTTTATGCGCCTGAAGAAAACGCGTATCCATAATTTGACCTTAACGGTTTACGCCGTGAGCCAGAAAGGCAAAAGGCCGGAAAAACCGGCCTTAAGCGTTACTCGCGGCGAAGATTACTTCTCTTGCAGCCCGAGTTTCTTCTCCAGATAGTGGATATTGGTTCCACCGTGCTGGAAGTTTTCGTCGGACATGATTTTCATCTGCAGTTCGACGTTAGTCTTAATACCATCAACAATCAGTTCCGCCAGCGCGTTTCTCATGCGCGCAATCGCCACATCACGATTTTCACCGTAAGTGATCAGCTTGCCGATCATGGAGTCGTAGTAAGGCGGCACGGTATAACCCGCATAAATATGCGATTCCCAACGTACGCCAAACCCGCCCGGCGCATGAAAACGGGTAATTTTACCCGGGCTCGGCAGGAACGTATTTGGATCTTCGGCGTTGATACGGCATTCAACCGCATGGCCCTTGATGGTCACTTCTTCTTGTTTGATCGACAGAGGCTGACCGGCGGCAATACGCAACTGCTCTTTGATCAAATCCACACCGGTGATCATCTCGGTAACCGGATGTTCAACCTGAATACGGGTGTTCATTTCAATGAAATAAAACTCGCCGTTTTCGTACAGGAACTCAAAAGTCCCGGCGCCGCGATAGCCGATTTCGATACAGGCTTTAGAACAACGCTCGCCGATATAGCGACGTAATTCTGCCGTGATACCTGGTGCCGGGGCTTCCTCGACCACTTTCTGATGGCGGCGTTGCATTGAGCAATCACGCTCCGCCAGATAGATGGCGTTGCCCTGACCATCCGCCAATACCTGAACTTCGATATGGCGTGGGTTTTCCAGGTACTTCTCCATGTACACCATGTCGTTGTTGAAAGCTGCTTTTGCTTCCGCCCGCGTCATGTTGATGGATTGTTCCAGGTCTTTATCACTGCGCACGACGCGCATACCACGCCCGCCGCCGCCGCCGGAAGCCTTGATGATGACCGGATAACCAATGCGCTTAGCGAAAGCGCGGTTCTTTTCCATATCATCATTAAGCGGGCCATCGGAACCGGGTACGCAAGGAACACCCGCTTTTTTCATCGCATTGATAGCGGAAACTTTATCGCCCATTAGACGAATGGTATCTGCTTTCGGGCCGATAAAAATAAAGCCGGAACGTTCAACCTGCTCGGCGAAGTCCGCATTCTCAGACAAGAAACCGTAGCCTGGGTGAATCGCCACCGCGCCGGTAATTTCCGCAGCGGAAATTAGCGCGGGAATATTCAGGTAGCTTTTTACCGACTGCGCCGGACCGATACAAACCGTCTCATCCGCCAGCAGTACGTGTTTCAGGTCGCGATCCGCGGTGGAGTGTACCGCGACGGTTTTGATGCCCAGCTCTTTACAGGCACGCAAAATGCGCAGCGCAATCTCACCACGGTTAGCAATTACAATTTTATCCAGCATGGTTCGCCTCGTTATTCGATGACGACCAGCGGCTCGTCAAATTCAACCGGTTGACCGCTTTCGACCAGGATCGCTTTCACGACACCGGATTTATCGGCTTCGATCTGGTTCATCATTTTCATTGCTTCAACGATGCACAGAGTATCGCCAGCGTTGACTTTCTGACCGACTTCCACAAATGCTTTCGCATCCGGGCTTGGCGTACGATAGAAAGTACCGACCATTGGCGAACGAACGATATGACCGCTCAGCTCAGGGGCAGACGCTTCGGCAACCGGCGCTGGCGCAGGTGCGACAGCGGTGGCCAGCGCAGGCTGCGGCTGGGGTACCGGCGCGGCATAAGCCTGCTGCATAACCGGGTAACCCATATTGGCAGGTGCACGACTGATACGAACTGACTCTTCGCCTTCAGAAATTTCCAGTTCAGCGATACCGGATTCTTCAACCAGTTCGATCAGTTTTTTAATTTTACGAATATCCATGAGTGTGGTTCCGTACTCTGTTTAATTTGAATTTGACAAGCGTTTTACCGCCGTCTGTAAAGCCCAGGAATAACCGTCGACGCCAAGTCCACAGATCACGCCGGCAGAAATATCAGAAAGATATGAGTGATGACGAAAGGGTTCACGGGCATGTACGTTGGAGAGATGCACTTCAATAAAAGGGATGCTCACCGCCAGCAGCGCATCGCGGAGCGCCACGCTGGTGTGGGTAAATGCCGCCGGGTTGATGACGATATAATCGACATTGCCTTTCGCCTCGTGAATGCGATCAATCAAAGCATATTCAGCATTAGACTGGAGATGGCTTAGCTTTACGTGCAGCGCATCCGCTTCCGCCGACAGAGAATTTACGATCTCCGTGAGCGTGGTCTTGCCATACTTCTCAGGCTCACGCGTGCCGAGAAGGTTAAGGTTGGGACCATTCAAAAGCAGAATGTGAAAATTATGCGCCATCTTGCTGCTATCTCCTGCAATAATCGAGGCAACGCGTAAAATACCTTGCGAAAGTCCATTTGTCACCCCTTCAGGAGTAAAATGGACATCACTACGCAATTGAAGCCGGGCATTATAACCATTTCGTTGCAATTCGCAGCTAAATACTGGTCTTATCTGCGAAGTTTATCAACGTGAGGGCAGGGTTAGCCTGTTGTTGTTTGCAAGATATGCGGGCCAGAACACAGAATCGGGGGCTATTTGGCGAACCATTTTAGATATTTTTTGTAGCGCCAAAGCAACAATAACGCGGCAATCAGAGCATAAATTATGGGTTGCGGTGACAAAATTTTCACTGACCAAAGGTAGTGAATCGGTGCCAAAATGGCAACCAGATAGATAAAGTTGTGCAGTTTCTGCCAGCGGCTGCCCATCTGGCGCTGTAGTTTCTGGAGGGAGGTTATTGCTAATGCCAGCAAGAGCAGCCAACTGATGATACCCAGCGTGAGGTAGGGGCGTGAAAGCAGTTCTGAACCCAGTAAATTGAGGTTACTGATCCCCAGTTCCAGCACCGAGTAGCTAATTAAGTGCAGCGTTGCCCAGGCAAAACACCACAAACCAAGCAGCCGCCGCGTTCGGATCAACAAAGGCTGTTTACCGTAACGTGCCAGCGGGGTAACCAAGAGGGTGCCGAGCAGGAATTTTAGCGCCATTCGGCCGGTAAAATGCTGAATGTCTTTCGCTGGATCGGCGCTAAACCCGCCGTGGCTGATGGCAAACAGCATCCACAATAAAGGAAGAAAACCCGCTAAATGTAACAGTCCCTTTAATAAAGTGACCTGTTTTGCGCTTAATCGCAGCCGCACTCAATAATTCTCCCGTAAATCAAGCCCGTGATAGAGCGACGCAACCTGTTCGGCATAACCATTGAAGAGTAAGGTTGGCTGGCGTTTAACGTCTAAAATACCGCTGGGGCCAATAAATCGTTCCGTCGCCTGTGACCAGCGCGGATGATCGACATGTGGATTCACGTTGGCGAAAAATCCATACTCATTCGGCGCAGATTGATTCCAGGTGGTGGGAGGTTGATTATGGGTGAGCGTAATTTTTACAATCGATTTAATGCCTTTGAAGCCATACTTCCACGGCACCGTCAGGCGGATTGGCGCACCATTTTGTGGCGGTAACCCTTTACCGTACACGCCGGTACTCAATAAGGTTAGCGGGTTCATCGCCTCATCCAGGCGTAACCCTTCGACGTAGGGATAGTGAAGGCCGCCGCCGATAAAACGATCCTGCTGGCCGGGCATTTGGTCGGGAGCATACAGGGTTTGAAAAGCGACAAACCGCGCGTTGCTGGTGGGTTGTGCGAGTGTCAGTAGTTTACCCAACTCAAACCCTACCCACGGGATCACCATCGACCAGGCTTCGACGCAACGCATCCGATAAATACGCTGTTCCATCGGGAAACGCTTAAAAATATCATCCATATCCAGCGTCAGCGGTTTGGCCACTTCACCATCAATCTGGATTTTCCAGTCGGTGGTTTTCAGGCTACTGGCATTCGCTGCCGGATCGGCTTTGTCTTGGCCGAACTCATAGAAGTTGTTATAGCCGGCAACCTTATTTTCTGGAGTAAGGGTAAGCTTCGCCTGCCATTGTGCCGGTTTACTGTAATGCAGGGGTGGGCCAGGCGGCGCAGGAGGGCGGTCATTCCCTTTAAACCAGGAGAGGAGATCGGCGTGCGCGACGGTGGGTAATGACAAGGCCGCCGCGCTCAGACCTAAGTTTTTGATAATTTCCCGGCGCTGTTGATTGAAGATGCTTTCCGGCGTTACGTCTGCTTCGGTCAGCTTATTGACGGGCTTCATTCACTGTATCCTCTGGCACGTTTTCAGGCATGAATACATCCTCTCACGTCGAAGAGACCGCCGAAAAACCGGGGTTCAGATTATGCATCTTCGCACTACCGATAACTTACGCTATTTTTACTAAAGTTCGACCGGTGTTTTCATTACGTAGCAACTTTTGCGCGGCTTCAATGGCGCCGGTCAGTGGAACTTCACGTGTGACCTGTTGATAAAAGCTCGCGGGCAGCGTTTTCACCAATCGCTTCCAGGCTTCGATACGACGCGCCGTCGTTACGCTGACTGAGTCAACACCCTGTAGGCGGACATTGCGTAAAATAAATGGCATTACGGTGGTAGGTAACGCGAAGCCGCCCGCCAAACCACACGCGGCGACCACGCCGGAATAGTTTATGCGCGCCAACACGCTCGCCAATACTTTGTCGCCGACGGTATCAATCGCGCCGGCCCATTGCTGTTTCTCTAACGGGCGTGTTTCTTGGGTAAATTCATCACGAGAAAGAAGGGTGGTTGCGCCCAACTGTTTCAGCAAGCTATGGGTGCTTTCGCGCCCGCTCACGGCCGCCACACGGTAGCCGAGCGCCGAGAGCAACGTTACGGCGGTGCTTCCTACGCCGCCGCTGGCACCGGTAACCAGCACCTCGCCGCTAGCGGGCGTGAGGCCGCCGTCTTCCAGCGCCATGACACAAAGCATCGCGGTCAGACCGGCAGTGCCGATAATCATTGCTTTACGGGCATCCAACCCTTCCGGCATCGGCACCAGCCAGTCACCATTGACGCGAGCCTGTTGCGCTAAGCCGCCCCAGTGGCTTTCCCCCACGCCCCAGCCGGTTAAAAGAACCGATTGTCCGACATGAAAGCGCGGATCTTCGCTGTGGTGTATGGTTCCGGCAAAATCGATACCCGGCACCATCGGGAACTGGCGAATAATTTTACCTTTGCCCGTAATGGCTAATGCATCCTTATAGTTGATGCCAGACCAGCTTACATCTACGGTAACATTTCCTGCCGGTAAGGCCGCGCTATCAAGAGCCTTGACGGCTGCCTGTGTTTTGCCCTCGTGTTGTTCAAGCACCAATGCCTGCATGGGAATCTCCTGAAATTGAGAAGGTGTGCGGATAAAAAACGTCTTTAGCGACTATACTCGCCAAAATCTATTGCGATCTGACTAACAGCAAATAATTACCCGATGGGGTATGTTATTTTGCCTGCTAGTGGTGTTTCAGCCCGAAGCATCATGCTCTTTCGCGGTCATTAACAATTTGGCGCTACGCTTTTGAACGTTAATGACGTTTTCATAACCGCAGTTAAAAGGCACAGGGATGCGATTAACGACCAAACTTTCTGCGTTTATCGGTTTATTCAGCGCACTGGCAATACTCTTAATGCTAGTCGGTTGTGCGTTTAGTTTCTTTTACCTGAATCGTGAACATGTGGGGCAGCGCGTGCAGACGCTGGCCACGGGTATCGATCAGGCTTTAATTCAGCAGCCCCTTGATCAGTTAACTCCGTGGCTAACCAAAGTCATGCCGCCGCTTGGCATTGAGAAACTGGATATTGTTGACCAAAACAGCACCCTATTTACATTGTCGCGTCACCAGAATGCATTAATCGATGACGTACCCAATCGCTTTCGCGACTACCATGTTAAATTGCTACACCATCCGGAACTCAGCGTTCATATCGTATTGCTTGACCCGGCCAACACTTGGTTTCGCTCCTATATTGGCGCGTCGACGGTTGCCGTGGTGCTATTGGTGGTACTGGTCATGGCGGTTTTGATGCTATTGACTCACCGTTGGCTCTATCGACAACTGCGTGGAATGGAGAGCCTTGAGGCGCGTGCGGAAAAGGTTATTACCGGAGAGCGCGCCAGCGTTGGGCGAGGTTCAATTCATGAGTGGCCACCAAAAGCCAGTAGTGCGCTTGATTTGTTGCTGGGGGATTTACAAGCCGCCAGTGAGCAACGCATCCGTCTGGATACCTTAATCCGTGCTTTCGCAGCTCAGGATGCCAAAACCGGCTTGAATAACCGACTGTTCTTCGATAACCAGTTAGCCACCCTGATGGAGGACGCGGAAAATGCCGGGGCGCACGGTGTGGTGATGATGATCCGCCTGCCCGATTTTGATCTGTTACGTGAACGCTGGGGGCATCCTGCGGTGCAGGATTATTTGTTCGCCTTAGTTAATATGCTCTCGACATTTGTGATGCGTTATCCCGGCGCGTTATTGGCACGCTACTTCCGTAGCGACTTCACCGTGTTACTACCCCATCGCACCTTAAAGGATGCGGGCAGCATTGCCGCGCAATTGATTAACGCCGTTGATTCGCTGCCGCCTACGCAAATGTTAGATCGTCAGGATATGATTCATATTGGTATTACTCCCTGGCGTAGCGGGCAGAGTACGCAGCAGGTGATGGAAAATGTAGAGTTAGCCACACGCCATGCAACGTTGCAGGGCGGAAATAGTTGGTCGGTTGGCGATGGCAGTGAAAATGATAATGGGCGCGGTAGCGTAAAATGGCGCACACTGCTGGAAAATACCCTGAATCGCGGCGGGCCAAGGCTATACCAGAAACCCGCAATCATGCGAGATGGCGCGGTCCACCATCGTGAAATCATGGCGCGTATCTTTGATGGCGAAAAAGAGCTGTTAGCCGCCGAGTTTACGCCATTGGTTCAACAACTGGGTCTGGCCGAAGCTTGGGACCGGCAGATGGTTTCGCGAATTATCGCCTTATCACACGCCTGGCCGCAGGAAACGCTAGCCCTGCCGGTGATGGTTGACTCATTATTACAGCGCTCTTTCTTGAGCTGGCTACGCGATATGTTGCTGCAATGCACTAAATCGCAAAGAAAACGCTTTTTATTTGAACTTGCTGAAGCAGATGTGTGTCAACACATCAATCGTTTGTCAGCGGTGTTTCGTTTGCTGCATGGCTTTGGTTGTCGCGTGGCGATAAATCAGGCTGGGCTCACGGTGGTGAGTACCAGCTACGTTATGCAGCCTGGCGTCGAGATGATTAAGTTGCATCCCGGATTGGTGCGTAATATTGATCGCCGTACCGAGAACCAACTGTTTGTAAAAAGTTTGCTTGAGGTGTGTAAAACCACGCCCGCCCGGGTGTTCGCCACTGGCGTGCGCAGCAAAGCCGAGTGGTTGACGTTGTCGGAGTTGGGGATTGGCGGCGGTCAGGGTGACTTTTTAGCGGCCTCACAACCCGTTAACAGCAATGTGAAAAAATATTCGCAAAGAGTGCGCGTTTAACCTGCCGTTGGCGGTGATTTCACGTAGAATGGCCGCGCGGTGGTGGTGCCGGCAGCGGTTTTACCTCGGTCAGCCGATGTAATACAGAAAATGTTAAAATTTATGACAGTTATATCCGCTTACCAGCCAAATTTGCCGGTTTGTAGCCGATTTTTAGGCGGAATCTTGTTGCTTCGCTTTTGTGGCTTCGCAACAAGCGCGTGATAGCGCAATTTTTCACCGAAGTAGAACGTTTTTGCGCCTTGTAGCTGCTTCGTGTGGTTGGTAAAGTAGGCGGATTTTATTTTCCGCCCCCAGCTTGCAGGATTATCCTTTAGTATGTTTAAAAAATTTCGTGGCATGTTTTCCAACGACTTGTCCATTGATCTGGGTACCGCGAATACCCTGATTTATGTGAAGGGACAGGGCATTGTACTGAATGAGCCCTCTGTCGTGGCTATCCGCCAGGATCGTGCCGGTTCCCCTAAAAGCGTAGCGGCTGTCGGTCATGACGCTAAGCAGATGCTTGGCCGTACGCCGGGTAATATTGCCGCTATTCGCCCGATGAAAGATGGCGTGATTGCCGATTTTTTTGTGACCGAGAAAATGCTGCAGCATTTTATCAAGCAGGTTCACAGCAACAGTTTTATGCGCCCCAGTCCGCGTGTGCTGGTGTGCGTGCCCGTGGGCGCCACGCAGGTTGAGCGCCGCGCGATTCGTGAATCGGCGCAAGGCGCTGGCGCACGTGAAGTGTTCTTAATTGAAGAGCCGATGGCCGCTGCGATTGGCGCAGGGCTGCCGGTTTCTGAAGCGACCGGTTCCATGGTGGTAGATATTGGCGGCGGCACTACCGAAGTCGCGGTTATCTCGCTCAACGGCGTGGTTTACTCCTCGTCTGTCCGTATTGGCGGCGATCGTTTTGATGAAGCTATTATTAACTATGTGCGCCGTAACTATGGTTCGTTGATTGGTGAAGCCACCGCTGAACGTATTAAACATGAGATCGGTTCCGCTTATCCGGGCGATGAAGTTCGCGAAATTGAAGTTCGCGGTCGTAATCTGGCGGAAGGTGTACCGCGCGGTTTCACTCTTAATTCTAACGAAATCCTTGAAGCGTTGCAGGAGCCGTTGACCGGTATCGTGAGCGCGGTAATGGTGGCGCTGGAACAGTGCCCGCCAGAGTTGGCGTCGGACATTTCGGAACGCGGTATGGTGCTTACCGGTGGGGGAGCGTTGTTACGCAACCTGGATCGTTTGCTGATGGAAGAGACCGGGATTCCGGTTGTGGTGGCAGAAGATCCGCTAACCTGCGTTGCGCGCGGGGGCGGTAAAGCGTTGGAAATGATCGACATGCACGGCGGCGATTTGTTCAGCGAAGAATAATCTGCCTGAGACAAGGGAGTGTTTGGCAAAACCATCACTCCCTTTTCTTGTTGTCGAGGAATACGCAGAGTTTATGAAGCCGATTTTTAGCAGGGGGCCATCCCTGCAACTACGCCTTTTTTTGGCGGTTATTGTGGCGATTGGCATTATTGTTGCCGACAGTCATATGGGGTCATTCACCCGGATCCGCAACTATATGGACACCGCGGTTAGCCCATTCTATTTTCTGTCCGATGGGCCGCAACGCGTTCTGGACAGCATTTCTGATTCTCTGGCTTCTCGCCAGCAGCTTGAGCGGGAAAACACAGCGTTACATCGTGAACTCTTTCTGAAAAATAGCGAACTGTTGATGCTGGGCCAGTATAAGCAGGAAAACGCGCGCCTACGTGAGTTACTTGGCTCGCCGTTACGTCAGGATGAGCACAAAATGGTCACGCGCGTGATCTCTACCGGTACCGACCCGTACACCGATCAGGTGGTGATTGATAAAGGCAGCCTTAACGGTGTCTATGAAGGCCAGCCGGTGATTAGCGATAAAGGCGTGGTTGGGCAGGTTATCGCGGTGGGCAAAGTTTCCAGCCGGGTGTTGCTGATATGCGACGCTTCGCACGCTTTACCGATACAGGTGCTGCGTAATGACATTCGGGTTATCGCGGCAGGTAATGGCTGTACCGAAGATCTTCAACTGGAGCATTTGCCAGGGAACACCGATATTCGCGTGGGAGATGTGTTGGTCACTTCCGGGCTCGGCGGTCGTTTCCCGGAAGGGTATCCGGTTGCGGTGGTCTCGTCGGTGAAAGTGGACACTCAGCGTGCCTATACCGTCATTCAGGCTCGTCCAACCGCCGGGTTGCAACGCCTGCGTTATTTGTTATTGCTGTGGGGGGCCGATCGTA contains the following coding sequences:
- the acuI gene encoding acrylyl-CoA reductase (NADPH) — translated: MQALVLEQHEGKTQAAVKALDSAALPAGNVTVDVSWSGINYKDALAITGKGKIIRQFPMVPGIDFAGTIHHSEDPRFHVGQSVLLTGWGVGESHWGGLAQQARVNGDWLVPMPEGLDARKAMIIGTAGLTAMLCVMALEDGGLTPASGEVLVTGASGGVGSTAVTLLSALGYRVAAVSGRESTHSLLKQLGATTLLSRDEFTQETRPLEKQQWAGAIDTVGDKVLASVLARINYSGVVAACGLAGGFALPTTVMPFILRNVRLQGVDSVSVTTARRIEAWKRLVKTLPASFYQQVTREVPLTGAIEAAQKLLRNENTGRTLVKIA
- the csrD gene encoding RNase E specificity factor CsrD, with product MRLTTKLSAFIGLFSALAILLMLVGCAFSFFYLNREHVGQRVQTLATGIDQALIQQPLDQLTPWLTKVMPPLGIEKLDIVDQNSTLFTLSRHQNALIDDVPNRFRDYHVKLLHHPELSVHIVLLDPANTWFRSYIGASTVAVVLLVVLVMAVLMLLTHRWLYRQLRGMESLEARAEKVITGERASVGRGSIHEWPPKASSALDLLLGDLQAASEQRIRLDTLIRAFAAQDAKTGLNNRLFFDNQLATLMEDAENAGAHGVVMMIRLPDFDLLRERWGHPAVQDYLFALVNMLSTFVMRYPGALLARYFRSDFTVLLPHRTLKDAGSIAAQLINAVDSLPPTQMLDRQDMIHIGITPWRSGQSTQQVMENVELATRHATLQGGNSWSVGDGSENDNGRGSVKWRTLLENTLNRGGPRLYQKPAIMRDGAVHHREIMARIFDGEKELLAAEFTPLVQQLGLAEAWDRQMVSRIIALSHAWPQETLALPVMVDSLLQRSFLSWLRDMLLQCTKSQRKRFLFELAEADVCQHINRLSAVFRLLHGFGCRVAINQAGLTVVSTSYVMQPGVEMIKLHPGLVRNIDRRTENQLFVKSLLEVCKTTPARVFATGVRSKAEWLTLSELGIGGGQGDFLAASQPVNSNVKKYSQRVRV
- the mreB gene encoding rod shape-determining protein MreB, translating into MFKKFRGMFSNDLSIDLGTANTLIYVKGQGIVLNEPSVVAIRQDRAGSPKSVAAVGHDAKQMLGRTPGNIAAIRPMKDGVIADFFVTEKMLQHFIKQVHSNSFMRPSPRVLVCVPVGATQVERRAIRESAQGAGAREVFLIEEPMAAAIGAGLPVSEATGSMVVDIGGGTTEVAVISLNGVVYSSSVRIGGDRFDEAIINYVRRNYGSLIGEATAERIKHEIGSAYPGDEVREIEVRGRNLAEGVPRGFTLNSNEILEALQEPLTGIVSAVMVALEQCPPELASDISERGMVLTGGGALLRNLDRLLMEETGIPVVVAEDPLTCVARGGGKALEMIDMHGGDLFSEE
- the mreC gene encoding rod shape-determining protein MreC, whose product is MKPIFSRGPSLQLRLFLAVIVAIGIIVADSHMGSFTRIRNYMDTAVSPFYFLSDGPQRVLDSISDSLASRQQLERENTALHRELFLKNSELLMLGQYKQENARLRELLGSPLRQDEHKMVTRVISTGTDPYTDQVVIDKGSLNGVYEGQPVISDKGVVGQVIAVGKVSSRVLLICDASHALPIQVLRNDIRVIAAGNGCTEDLQLEHLPGNTDIRVGDVLVTSGLGGRFPEGYPVAVVSSVKVDTQRAYTVIQARPTAGLQRLRYLLLLWGADRNGAMPMAPDEVHRVANERLMQMMPQVLPPAGEMGPPAPPSADPTGGTAPASNGAPASPARGGQP